A section of the Hyalangium minutum genome encodes:
- the wecB gene encoding non-hydrolyzing UDP-N-acetylglucosamine 2-epimerase codes for MKKVLHIVGARPNFMKAAPIHKAIAGRGQLAQVLVHTGQHYDVKMSDVFFTDLGMPAPDVYLGIGSGSHAEQTARTMIELEKVFLKEKPDLVSVVGDVNSTIAGALVASKMGIRIAHVEAGLRSFDMRMPEEVNRIVTDRLADLLLTPSPDADANLLKEGVDPSRIHFVGNVMIDTLLTSKARAEQLPTLKELGLSPQGYAVCTLHRASNVDDPKVLSGLLSSLAHISARLPVIFPVHPRTRKMLADHGLSGMLERSPGLRLVEPMGYLEFLALTSQARLILTDSGGLQEESTALGVPCLTLRENTERPITVEQGTNLVVGTDPVRITEEAERALSGQGKQGRIPEKWDGRSAERIAELYERVLGADPSELRVSA; via the coding sequence ATGAAGAAGGTTCTCCACATCGTCGGCGCGCGCCCCAACTTCATGAAGGCGGCGCCCATCCACAAGGCCATCGCCGGGCGAGGCCAGCTCGCGCAGGTCCTCGTTCACACCGGCCAGCACTATGACGTGAAGATGAGCGACGTCTTCTTCACGGATCTCGGGATGCCCGCCCCAGATGTGTACCTGGGCATCGGCTCCGGGAGCCACGCGGAGCAGACCGCGCGCACCATGATTGAGCTGGAGAAGGTCTTCCTCAAGGAGAAGCCGGACCTGGTCTCCGTGGTGGGAGACGTCAACAGCACCATCGCGGGCGCCCTGGTGGCCTCGAAGATGGGGATTCGTATCGCCCATGTGGAGGCGGGCCTGCGCAGCTTCGACATGCGCATGCCGGAAGAGGTCAACCGCATCGTCACCGACCGGCTGGCGGACCTGCTGCTCACGCCGTCTCCGGATGCGGACGCCAACCTCCTCAAGGAGGGGGTGGACCCGTCGCGCATCCACTTCGTGGGCAACGTGATGATCGACACGCTGCTCACTTCCAAGGCGCGCGCCGAGCAGCTCCCCACGCTGAAGGAGCTGGGGCTCTCGCCTCAGGGCTACGCGGTGTGCACGCTGCACCGGGCCTCCAACGTGGATGACCCGAAGGTGCTGAGCGGGCTGCTGTCCTCGCTCGCGCACATCTCCGCGCGCCTGCCCGTCATCTTCCCGGTGCATCCGCGCACGCGGAAGATGCTGGCGGACCATGGGCTGAGCGGGATGCTGGAGCGCTCGCCCGGGTTGCGGCTCGTGGAGCCCATGGGCTACCTGGAGTTCCTCGCGCTCACGTCGCAGGCGCGGCTCATCCTCACCGACTCGGGCGGCTTGCAGGAGGAGTCCACCGCGCTGGGCGTCCCGTGCCTCACGCTGCGCGAGAACACCGAGCGTCCCATCACCGTGGAGCAGGGCACCAACCTCGTCGTGGGCACCGACCCGGTGCGCATCACCGAGGAGGCCGAGCGTGCCCTCAGTGGCCAGGGCAAGCAGGGTCGCATCCCGGAGAAGTGGGATGGGCGCTCCGCCGAGCGCATCGCCGAGCTGTATGAGCGGGTGCTCGGCGCGGACCCGAGCGAGCTGCGCGTCTCTGCCTGA
- a CDS encoding PAS domain-containing sensor histidine kinase: MAPVRSGVWRSLVELQAELLRGADARRLLDPFLALLIEHTGSASGFLGEVVSESGARLRFQLLAGSLTEGFQPFVDAVLSAAQRGSSGRLVKPSALPVPPGSFPLLLPLQNGEELVGMVGLTPPPAREDAELLSELQPMLSLGTLLLSGGRHEQRRRSQEAEHRLQQEELSHLRQVLAAVEEGLWDWNLQTRELRVSRRWLELLGYMQGELEPTFDTWKSLCHPEDLPEVEQLIAAHLEGYTPWCEFAYRARSKAGTWAWILSRARVVARDEKGLPLRMVGADVDITARKHSEERLRALFRAIPDLLFRIRGDGTFIDWNDGSPEPTALPSEAFMGKKIQNLPMPRPFIEQTLTNVNRVIRDGNLAVYEYELEKPQGVQRYEARVVRSGPDEAVCIVRNITDRKLMEERQGQLIRAEKLASLGQLAAGIAHEINNPVSYVSSNLRMLEKYIAGLLPLLQFQHELLEGTRGTEQSLSAEQLSRLRELWKKADVENLLSDLPEVIQESLTGTKRITEIVQSLRSFSREDSGSAQAVDLNAELESTLRMVWNELKYKCELVRDFGPLPPITCHPTQIAQVFTNLLVNASQAIETFGEIRIRTRQQDAEAVVEISDTGKGMTEETLSKLFTPFFTTKPRGQGTGLGLSISRDIILRHGGRIEVTSVPGKGSTFIVTLPTSGPAPRPPTT, translated from the coding sequence ATGGCCCCCGTCAGAAGCGGCGTGTGGCGCTCGCTGGTCGAGCTCCAAGCGGAACTCCTCCGCGGAGCGGATGCGCGGCGGCTGCTCGACCCGTTTCTGGCCTTGCTGATCGAGCACACCGGAAGTGCCTCGGGTTTCCTCGGGGAGGTCGTCTCCGAGTCTGGCGCCCGCCTGCGCTTCCAGCTCCTCGCCGGCAGCCTCACCGAGGGCTTTCAGCCCTTCGTGGACGCCGTGCTCTCCGCAGCCCAGCGCGGCTCCTCCGGCAGGCTTGTGAAGCCCAGCGCCCTGCCGGTACCGCCAGGCTCCTTCCCGCTGCTGTTGCCCCTCCAGAACGGAGAGGAGCTGGTGGGGATGGTGGGGCTCACCCCTCCTCCCGCCCGTGAGGATGCGGAGCTGCTCTCCGAACTCCAGCCCATGCTCTCCTTGGGCACCCTCCTCCTGTCGGGGGGACGCCACGAGCAGCGGCGCCGGAGCCAGGAAGCCGAGCACCGCCTGCAGCAGGAGGAGCTGTCGCACCTGAGACAGGTGCTCGCCGCCGTGGAGGAGGGACTCTGGGACTGGAACCTGCAGACGCGCGAGCTGCGCGTGAGCCGCCGGTGGCTGGAACTGCTCGGGTACATGCAGGGCGAACTGGAGCCCACCTTCGACACGTGGAAGAGCCTGTGCCACCCGGAGGATCTCCCCGAAGTCGAACAGCTCATCGCCGCGCACCTGGAGGGCTACACGCCATGGTGTGAGTTCGCCTACCGCGCCCGGAGCAAGGCGGGCACCTGGGCGTGGATCCTCAGCCGGGCCCGGGTGGTGGCGCGCGACGAGAAGGGCCTGCCCCTGCGCATGGTGGGCGCGGACGTGGACATCACCGCGCGCAAGCACAGCGAGGAGCGCCTGCGCGCCCTGTTCCGCGCCATCCCGGACCTGCTCTTCCGCATCCGTGGGGATGGCACCTTCATCGACTGGAATGACGGAAGCCCCGAGCCGACGGCCCTGCCGTCCGAGGCCTTCATGGGCAAGAAGATCCAGAACCTGCCCATGCCCCGCCCCTTCATCGAGCAGACGCTCACGAACGTGAACCGGGTCATCCGCGATGGGAACCTGGCCGTCTACGAGTACGAGCTGGAGAAGCCCCAGGGCGTCCAGCGCTACGAGGCCCGGGTCGTCCGCAGCGGCCCGGACGAGGCTGTCTGCATCGTGCGCAACATCACCGACCGCAAGCTGATGGAGGAGCGGCAGGGGCAGCTCATCCGCGCCGAGAAGCTGGCCTCGCTGGGCCAGCTCGCGGCGGGCATCGCGCATGAGATCAACAACCCGGTCAGCTACGTCTCGAGCAACCTGCGAATGCTTGAGAAGTACATCGCCGGGCTCCTGCCGCTGCTCCAGTTCCAGCACGAGCTCCTGGAGGGCACCCGCGGCACGGAGCAGAGCCTCTCCGCGGAGCAGCTCTCACGCCTGCGCGAGCTCTGGAAGAAGGCGGACGTGGAGAACCTCCTCTCGGACCTGCCCGAGGTCATCCAGGAGTCGCTGACGGGCACCAAGCGCATCACGGAGATCGTCCAGAGCCTGCGCTCGTTCTCGCGAGAGGACTCGGGCTCGGCGCAGGCGGTGGACCTGAACGCGGAGCTGGAGTCCACGCTGCGCATGGTGTGGAACGAGCTCAAGTACAAGTGCGAGCTGGTGCGGGACTTCGGGCCGCTGCCCCCCATCACCTGTCACCCCACCCAGATTGCCCAGGTCTTCACCAACCTGCTCGTCAATGCCTCGCAGGCCATCGAGACGTTCGGGGAGATTCGCATCCGCACGCGGCAACAGGACGCCGAGGCGGTGGTGGAGATCTCCGACACAGGCAAGGGAATGACGGAGGAGACACTCTCCAAGCTCTTCACCCCCTTCTTCACCACCAAGCCCCGAGGCCAGGGCACGGGGCTGGGGCTGTCCATCAGCCGGGACATCATCCTCCGGCACGGGGGCCGCATCGAGGTGACGAGCGTCCCCGGCAAGGGCAGCACCTTCATCGTCACGCTGCCCACCTCGGGACCCGCCCCGCGCCCACCCACCACGTGA
- a CDS encoding RluA family pseudouridine synthase produces the protein MTENEAPEGYIDIEYVVEPNYAGWRLERYLGQKIRRLPRERILGIIQRGLLCEERLKPSSLVYPGLIFRIRRRVSDEPETPTELPFLFQDDWLLVIDKPAGLPIHPSARYQNGTLVTLLRERFGEDFAEPAHRLDRETSGLVVCGRTTESCRVLGGLFLSRDVHKEYLAICEGHPPEDTFAVDAPIAEGTELIRIAVRIDAVEGKESRTRFEVLQRFTRDGEPFALLRCYPETGRQHQIRIHLREAGYPLVGDKMYGPDPGYFDRFSKHCLEPEAWVRLRLPRHALHAARISFPHPGTGQRVTFDAPLPADLEDFIAGQLRP, from the coding sequence ATGACCGAGAACGAGGCCCCCGAGGGCTATATCGACATCGAGTACGTCGTGGAGCCCAACTACGCGGGGTGGCGCCTGGAGCGGTATCTCGGGCAGAAGATCCGCCGCCTGCCTCGCGAGCGCATCCTGGGCATCATCCAGCGGGGCCTGCTCTGCGAGGAGCGCCTCAAGCCGTCCTCGCTGGTGTATCCGGGGCTCATCTTCCGCATCCGCCGCCGCGTCAGCGACGAGCCGGAGACGCCCACGGAGCTGCCCTTCCTCTTCCAGGATGACTGGCTGCTGGTGATCGACAAGCCGGCGGGCCTGCCCATCCACCCCAGCGCGCGCTACCAGAACGGCACCCTCGTGACGCTGTTGCGCGAGCGCTTCGGGGAGGACTTCGCGGAGCCCGCGCACCGCCTGGACCGGGAGACGAGCGGCCTGGTTGTCTGTGGGCGCACCACCGAGTCCTGCCGGGTGCTCGGTGGGCTGTTTCTGTCGCGCGACGTCCACAAGGAGTACCTGGCCATCTGCGAGGGACACCCGCCCGAGGACACCTTCGCCGTGGATGCACCCATCGCCGAGGGGACCGAGTTGATCCGCATCGCTGTGCGCATTGATGCCGTGGAGGGCAAGGAGAGCCGCACGCGCTTCGAGGTGCTCCAGCGCTTCACCCGCGACGGCGAGCCCTTTGCGCTGCTGCGCTGCTACCCGGAGACGGGCCGCCAGCATCAGATCCGCATCCACCTGCGCGAGGCGGGCTACCCGCTGGTGGGCGACAAGATGTACGGCCCGGATCCGGGGTACTTCGACCGCTTCAGCAAGCACTGCCTGGAGCCCGAGGCCTGGGTGCGCCTGCGCCTGCCTCGTCACGCGCTGCATGCCGCGCGCATCTCGTTTCCTCACCCGGGAACGGGCCAGCGCGTCACCTTCGACGCGCCGCTGCCCGCGGACCTGGAGGACTTCATCGCCGGCCAGCTCAGGCCGTGA